TTTTGGGGAGAGAATACTTTGTTTAGGCAGAAATTTAATAGGCTGGATTTAAGTAACGTTCTCGAATTAGCTTGTGGATATGGGCGGCATAGTGAAATTGTGGCGCCAATGTCAAATCAACTCACTTTGGTTGATGTGTTTGAAAACAATCTTGTTAAATGTCGAAAGAGGCTTGGAGAGTTCGATAACGTAACATATCATCTCGGAAATGGTTTTGATTTCCAACCTATTGCTTCAGAGTCCATATCAGCGATATTTTGTTATGATGCGATGGTACATTTTTCCATGGATATTGTTATAAGTTATCTCAAAGACACCTGCCGAGTCCTAAAGTTAGGCGGGATGGCGCTTTATCATCATTCAAATTATGAAGGCCCTGCATTTACACATTATG
This portion of the Desulfomicrobium macestii genome encodes:
- a CDS encoding class I SAM-dependent methyltransferase, with protein sequence MSKSIDMHIENEVNLVKAPWESSPYYNDAEKWTHLFWGENTLFRQKFNRLDLSNVLELACGYGRHSEIVAPMSNQLTLVDVFENNLVKCRKRLGEFDNVTYHLGNGFDFQPIASESISAIFCYDAMVHFSMDIVISYLKDTCRVLKLGGMALYHHSNYEGPAFTHYGQHPHARNIMNFEQLCVCARNSGLSVVDSVVMDWGGASNIDRLTLFANGCV